A region from the Nocardioides exalbidus genome encodes:
- a CDS encoding methylmalonyl-CoA mutase family protein: MTDPDAGPVDGGLAEPEELLPEEGSLRLVGDGDTYDVRAWEAATAAVLRKARRLGEDAPDSDVWAALTRTTLDGIDVAPIGQPADLDGLATSGRPSRAGGWDVRSSLVGGDAAAVNEAALVDLDNGATSLHLDLDHGTDLAVALRGVLLDLAPVTLDRPGAEASEALARLLEDTPDDPHPLSNLSADPATALAFGERVDDDGTTVEAAFVATVRRAQALGVLGAVVDGTALHDRGASDAQELGWTMAVGVHYLRVLTDAGLSVDEAAGLVEFRYAATDEQFPTIAKLRAARRLWSRVLGASGGSDVPQRQHVVTSRAMMSTYDPWVNMLRSTVAAFAAGVGGADAVTVVPFDERLGEPDAFGRRIARNTSSLLIEESHVAAVTDPAGGSYAVEKLTDDLAIAGWAELGRIESDGGFGEQSSAGVEARVAEVRAARDAGIADRSRPLTGISEYPNLGEALPERAPWGRAGVHYGQAYEDMRAEPASQPVFLATMGTVAAHTARATFATNLFAAGGVAVEAAGPTGSVDDVTAAYAGQAVVCLAGTDAAYAEWGADLVAALRAAGASYVVLAGKPGERTVSDVDDSCAMGVDALGFLGRIREELST, from the coding sequence ATGACCGACCCTGATGCCGGCCCTGTCGACGGTGGACTGGCCGAGCCCGAGGAGCTGCTGCCCGAGGAGGGCTCGCTCCGGCTGGTGGGCGACGGCGACACCTACGACGTGAGGGCGTGGGAGGCGGCGACCGCCGCCGTGCTGCGCAAGGCGCGCCGGCTCGGTGAGGACGCCCCGGACTCCGACGTCTGGGCAGCACTGACCCGCACGACGCTCGACGGCATCGACGTGGCGCCCATCGGGCAGCCCGCCGACCTCGACGGCCTCGCCACCTCGGGCCGTCCGTCCCGCGCGGGTGGGTGGGACGTCCGCTCCTCGCTCGTCGGCGGCGACGCGGCCGCGGTCAACGAGGCGGCCCTCGTCGACCTCGACAACGGCGCGACCTCGCTCCACCTCGACCTCGACCACGGCACCGACCTCGCCGTCGCGCTGCGCGGCGTGCTCCTCGACCTCGCGCCGGTCACGCTCGACCGACCGGGCGCCGAGGCCTCCGAGGCCCTGGCCCGCCTGCTCGAGGACACCCCGGACGACCCGCACCCGCTCAGCAACCTGTCCGCCGACCCGGCGACCGCTCTGGCCTTCGGCGAGCGCGTGGACGACGACGGCACGACGGTGGAGGCTGCGTTCGTCGCGACCGTACGTCGCGCGCAGGCCCTCGGCGTGCTCGGTGCCGTCGTCGACGGCACGGCCCTGCACGACCGCGGGGCCAGCGACGCCCAGGAGCTCGGCTGGACCATGGCGGTCGGCGTCCACTACCTCCGCGTGCTCACCGACGCCGGCCTCTCCGTCGACGAGGCGGCCGGGCTGGTGGAGTTCCGCTACGCCGCCACCGACGAGCAGTTCCCGACGATCGCCAAGCTGCGCGCCGCGCGCCGGCTGTGGTCGCGGGTGCTCGGGGCGAGCGGCGGCTCCGACGTGCCGCAGCGCCAGCACGTCGTCACGAGCCGCGCGATGATGAGCACCTACGACCCCTGGGTCAACATGCTGCGCTCGACGGTCGCCGCCTTCGCGGCAGGTGTGGGCGGTGCCGACGCGGTCACCGTCGTCCCCTTCGACGAGCGGCTCGGCGAGCCCGACGCCTTCGGCCGCCGGATCGCGCGCAACACCTCCTCCCTCCTCATCGAGGAGTCGCACGTCGCCGCGGTCACCGACCCCGCCGGCGGCTCCTACGCCGTGGAGAAGCTCACCGACGACCTCGCGATCGCCGGCTGGGCCGAGCTCGGGCGGATCGAGTCCGACGGGGGCTTCGGCGAGCAGTCGAGCGCCGGCGTCGAGGCACGGGTCGCCGAGGTCCGCGCCGCCCGCGACGCCGGGATCGCCGACCGCTCCCGCCCGCTGACCGGCATCTCGGAGTACCCGAACCTCGGCGAGGCCCTGCCCGAGCGCGCCCCGTGGGGTCGCGCCGGCGTGCACTACGGCCAGGCCTACGAGGACATGCGCGCCGAGCCCGCCTCGCAGCCGGTCTTCCTCGCGACGATGGGCACGGTCGCCGCGCACACCGCGCGTGCCACCTTCGCCACCAACCTGTTCGCGGCCGGCGGCGTCGCCGTCGAGGCCGCCGGTCCCACCGGTTCGGTCGACGACGTCACGGCGGCCTACGCCGGACAGGCCGTCGTCTGCCTCGCCGGCACCGACGCGGCCTACGCCGAGTGGGGCGCCGACCTGGTCGCCGCGCTGCGGGCGGCAGGGGCGTCGTACGTCGTCCTGGCGGGCAAGCCGGGGGAGCGGACCGTCAGCGACGTGGACGACTCGTGCGCCATGGGGGTCGATGCGCTCGGCTTCCTCGGCCGGATCCGAGAGGAGCTCTCGACGTGA
- the scpA gene encoding methylmalonyl-CoA mutase — MSIPKNFAEVPLAAGARAEAAAVPGEPWSSPEGIDILPVYGPEHLAGLDGLDTWPGIAPFLRGPYPTMYTTQPWTVRQYAGFSTAEASNAFYRRNLAAGQKGLSVAFDLATHRGYDSDHPRVRGDVGMAGVAIDSIYDTRTLFDGIPLDEMSVSMTMNGAVLPVLALYIAAAEEQGVKPEQLAGTIQNDILKEFMVRNTYIYPPSPSMRIISDIFAFTSQKMPRFNSISISGYHIQEAGATADLELAYTLADGVEYIRAGLETGMTIDQFAPRLSFFWAIGMNFFMEVAKMRAARALWARLVDDFDPQNPKSRSLRTHSQTSGWSLTAQDVFNNVGRTCIEAMASTQGHTQSLHTNALDEAIALPTDFSARIARNTQLLLQQESGTTQVIDPWAGSYYVEKLTHDLAERAWAHIQEAERAGGMAAAIEQGIPKMRIEEAAARTQARIDSGAQKVIGVNTFRLAAEDRLDVLKVDNDDVYAQQVAKLERLRAERDDDAVRRALEALTTSADRGPVGGGSLEGNLLALAVDAARAKATVGEISDALEKVYGRHQAVIRTISGVYRDEAAKSGGDGAEGSAVAAVLAATEEFEAEEGRRPRILVAKMGQDGHDRGQKVVVTAFADLGFDVDVGPLFSTPEEVAQQAIDADVHIVGVSSLAAGHLTLLPALKQALADQGRPDIMVVIGGVIPPDDVPTLKEMGAAAVFLPGTVIAESALDLLARLRS, encoded by the coding sequence GTGAGCATCCCGAAGAACTTCGCCGAGGTCCCGCTGGCCGCGGGCGCGCGTGCCGAGGCCGCCGCGGTGCCAGGCGAGCCGTGGAGCAGTCCCGAGGGGATCGACATCCTCCCGGTCTACGGCCCCGAGCACCTCGCGGGCCTCGACGGGCTCGACACCTGGCCGGGCATCGCGCCGTTCCTGCGCGGGCCCTACCCGACGATGTACACCACCCAGCCGTGGACGGTCCGGCAGTACGCCGGCTTCTCCACCGCCGAGGCGTCCAACGCGTTCTACCGCCGCAACCTCGCCGCCGGGCAGAAGGGCCTCTCGGTCGCCTTCGACCTCGCGACCCACCGGGGCTACGACTCCGACCACCCGCGCGTGCGCGGCGACGTCGGCATGGCCGGCGTGGCGATCGACTCGATCTACGACACCCGCACCCTCTTCGACGGCATCCCGCTCGACGAGATGTCGGTGTCGATGACGATGAACGGCGCGGTGCTGCCGGTGCTCGCGCTCTACATCGCGGCGGCCGAGGAGCAGGGGGTGAAGCCGGAGCAGCTCGCGGGGACCATCCAGAACGACATCCTCAAGGAGTTCATGGTCCGCAACACCTACATCTACCCGCCGTCGCCGAGCATGCGGATCATCAGCGACATCTTTGCCTTCACCTCGCAGAAGATGCCGCGCTTCAACTCCATCTCGATCTCCGGCTACCACATCCAGGAGGCCGGGGCGACGGCCGACCTCGAGCTGGCCTACACGCTGGCCGACGGCGTGGAGTACATCCGCGCGGGCCTCGAGACCGGCATGACGATCGACCAGTTCGCACCGCGCCTGTCGTTCTTCTGGGCCATCGGGATGAACTTCTTCATGGAGGTCGCCAAGATGCGCGCGGCCCGGGCGCTGTGGGCGCGGCTGGTCGACGACTTCGACCCGCAGAACCCGAAGTCGCGCTCGCTGCGCACGCACAGCCAGACCTCGGGCTGGTCGCTCACCGCGCAGGACGTCTTCAACAACGTCGGCCGCACCTGCATCGAGGCGATGGCCTCCACGCAGGGCCACACGCAGTCGCTGCACACCAACGCCCTCGACGAGGCGATCGCCCTGCCCACCGACTTCTCCGCGCGCATCGCCCGCAACACCCAGCTGCTGCTCCAGCAGGAGTCCGGCACGACGCAGGTCATCGACCCGTGGGCCGGCTCCTACTACGTCGAGAAGCTCACCCACGACCTCGCCGAGCGCGCGTGGGCGCACATCCAGGAGGCCGAGCGGGCCGGTGGCATGGCCGCCGCGATCGAGCAGGGCATCCCGAAGATGCGCATCGAGGAGGCCGCCGCCCGCACCCAGGCGCGCATCGACTCCGGCGCCCAGAAGGTCATCGGCGTCAACACGTTCCGCCTCGCCGCCGAGGACAGGCTCGACGTGCTGAAGGTCGACAACGACGACGTCTACGCCCAGCAGGTGGCCAAGCTCGAGCGGCTGCGCGCCGAGCGCGACGACGACGCCGTACGCCGGGCGCTGGAGGCGCTGACCACCAGCGCCGACCGCGGTCCGGTCGGCGGCGGCTCGCTCGAGGGCAACCTCCTCGCGCTCGCCGTCGACGCGGCGCGCGCGAAGGCCACGGTCGGGGAGATCTCCGACGCGCTGGAGAAGGTCTACGGCCGCCACCAGGCGGTGATCCGTACGATCAGCGGCGTGTACCGCGACGAGGCAGCCAAGTCCGGTGGGGACGGTGCCGAGGGCTCCGCCGTCGCCGCCGTGCTCGCCGCGACCGAGGAGTTCGAGGCCGAGGAGGGACGCCGCCCGCGCATCCTCGTCGCCAAGATGGGCCAGGACGGCCACGACCGTGGCCAGAAGGTCGTCGTCACCGCCTTCGCCGACCTCGGCTTCGACGTCGACGTGGGCCCGCTGTTCTCCACGCCCGAGGAGGTCGCCCAGCAGGCGATCGACGCCGACGTGCACATCGTCGGGGTCTCCTCGCTGGCGGCCGGCCACCTCACGCTGCTGCCCGCGCTCAAGCAGGCGCTGGCCGACCAGGGGCGCCCGGACATCATGGTCGTCATCGGTGGCGTGATCCCGCCCGACGACGTGCCGACGCTGAAGGAGATGGGCGCCGCGGCGGTCTTCCTGCCGGGCACCGTGATCGCGGAGTCCGCGCTCGACCTGCTGGCGCGGCTGCGCAGCTGA
- the meaB gene encoding methylmalonyl Co-A mutase-associated GTPase MeaB, with product MARPSREVDVAALVEGVRSGRRADVSRAITLVESSRAEHRVAARELLTSLATVDRPAATRVGISGVPGVGKSTFIESLGTRLTAGGHRVGVLAVDPSSVRTGGSVLGDKTRMATLSVDANAFIRPSPSAGTLGGVARATVQAMLVLEAAGYDVVLVETVGVGQSEVTVAGMVDTFLFLTIARTGDQLQGIKKGILEIADVVAVNKADSANGGEHESEARVAARELAGALRLVRGHAEWAPPVVTCSGLTGVGVDDVWERVGAHREHLGSDGLAHKRAGQQLDFTWALVRDELDQRLRSSAGVAAVRDDVRRAVLSGELPAPLAADRILAAYDGRDT from the coding sequence ATGGCTCGGCCCTCCCGAGAGGTCGACGTCGCGGCGCTGGTCGAGGGCGTCCGCTCCGGCCGGCGCGCCGACGTCTCGCGCGCCATCACGCTCGTGGAGTCCTCGCGCGCCGAGCACCGCGTGGCGGCGCGTGAGCTGCTGACGTCGCTGGCCACGGTCGATCGTCCTGCGGCGACGCGCGTCGGCATCTCCGGCGTGCCCGGGGTCGGCAAGTCCACCTTCATCGAGTCGCTCGGCACCCGCCTGACCGCGGGGGGCCACCGGGTCGGCGTGCTCGCCGTGGACCCGTCGTCGGTGCGCACCGGCGGCTCCGTCCTCGGCGACAAGACGAGGATGGCGACGCTGTCGGTCGACGCGAACGCCTTCATCCGGCCCTCCCCGTCGGCCGGCACCCTCGGCGGCGTCGCGCGCGCGACGGTGCAGGCGATGCTGGTGCTCGAGGCGGCCGGGTACGACGTCGTGCTGGTCGAGACGGTCGGCGTCGGGCAGTCGGAGGTCACGGTGGCCGGGATGGTCGACACGTTCCTCTTCCTCACCATCGCCCGCACCGGCGACCAGCTCCAGGGCATCAAGAAGGGCATCCTCGAGATCGCCGACGTGGTGGCGGTCAACAAGGCCGACTCCGCCAACGGCGGAGAGCACGAGTCCGAGGCCCGGGTGGCCGCCCGCGAGCTCGCCGGGGCGCTGCGGCTGGTCCGGGGCCACGCCGAGTGGGCCCCACCGGTGGTGACCTGCTCCGGCCTCACCGGCGTCGGCGTCGACGACGTCTGGGAGCGTGTGGGGGCCCACCGCGAGCACCTCGGCAGCGACGGCCTGGCGCACAAGCGGGCGGGTCAGCAGCTGGACTTCACCTGGGCGCTGGTGCGTGACGAGCTCGACCAGCGGCTGCGGTCGTCGGCCGGCGTCGCGGCGGTGCGCGACGACGTACGCCGCGCCGTGCTGTCGGGTGAGCTCCCGGCGCCCCTGGCCGCGGATCGGATCCTCGCCGCCTACGACGGCCGGGACACCTAG
- a CDS encoding amidohydrolase, whose protein sequence is MPPADLPATAVIAEVVDKFADDLVALRRDLHAHPELSWTESRTSDAVESALEGTGWTITRPEGGGVLAEIGTDGPLVALRADLDALPVDDLTSDPWKSTVPGVAHACGHDVHTAGLVGAGLALAEVSARGLLPGRVRLMFQPAEEVMPGGALHLISTGALEDVTHVFGLHCDPSLDVGRIGLREGPLTGAADALTIKLSGKGGHTSRPHLTEDLTFALGKVITELPAILSRRLDPRAGVSVVWGMVRAGSAHNVIPHSGVVAGTVRMLDAVAWADAEHLIRQLIATIVAPYSVNAEVNYQRGVPPVVNHPVSTGLLGVALDRVLGPRGQVSTLQSLGGEDFGWYLDSVPGAMARLGTRTPGGPTYDLHQGNLRVDEAATGIAARVLAEAAVTALDA, encoded by the coding sequence ATGCCACCAGCCGATCTTCCCGCCACCGCCGTCATCGCCGAGGTCGTCGACAAGTTCGCCGACGACCTCGTCGCCCTCCGTCGCGACCTGCACGCCCACCCGGAGCTCAGCTGGACCGAGTCCCGCACCTCCGACGCGGTCGAGTCCGCGCTCGAGGGCACCGGGTGGACGATCACCCGCCCCGAGGGCGGGGGAGTGCTGGCGGAGATCGGCACCGACGGCCCGCTGGTCGCGCTGCGTGCCGACCTCGACGCGCTCCCCGTCGACGACCTGACCTCCGACCCCTGGAAGAGCACGGTCCCGGGAGTGGCGCACGCCTGCGGCCACGACGTGCACACCGCCGGCCTGGTCGGGGCCGGGCTCGCGCTCGCCGAGGTCTCCGCGCGCGGGCTGCTGCCCGGGCGGGTGCGGCTGATGTTCCAGCCGGCCGAGGAGGTGATGCCCGGCGGGGCGCTGCACCTCATCTCGACCGGGGCCCTCGAGGACGTCACGCACGTCTTCGGCCTCCACTGCGACCCGAGCCTCGACGTCGGCCGCATCGGCCTGCGCGAGGGCCCGCTCACCGGCGCGGCCGACGCGCTGACGATCAAGCTGTCGGGCAAGGGCGGCCACACCTCGCGCCCGCACCTGACCGAGGACCTCACCTTCGCCCTCGGCAAGGTGATCACCGAGCTTCCCGCGATCCTGAGCCGCCGCCTCGACCCGCGTGCCGGGGTCTCGGTCGTGTGGGGCATGGTCCGCGCCGGCTCGGCCCACAACGTGATCCCGCACAGTGGCGTGGTCGCCGGCACCGTGCGGATGCTCGACGCCGTCGCCTGGGCCGACGCCGAGCACCTGATCCGTCAGCTGATCGCCACGATCGTCGCGCCCTACAGCGTCAACGCCGAGGTCAACTACCAGCGGGGCGTCCCGCCGGTGGTCAACCACCCGGTCTCGACGGGCCTCCTCGGCGTCGCCCTCGACCGCGTCCTCGGTCCCCGCGGCCAGGTCTCGACGCTCCAGAGCCTGGGCGGCGAGGACTTCGGCTGGTACCTCGACTCGGTCCCCGGCGCGATGGCCCGCCTCGGCACCCGCACCCCCGGCGGCCCGACCTACGACCTCCACCAGGGCAACCTCCGCGTCGACGAGGCCGCCACCGGCATCGCCGCGCGGGTCCTCGCCGAGGCCGCGGTCACCGCGCTCGACGCCTGA
- a CDS encoding DUF1761 domain-containing protein, whose product MFNVLTDINWIAFAISAVASIVLAGVWFAVLIVKPYAVALGRVGAPAPESDLVRNVGPVVCTLLVTLTTAVLVEALDLTSVGDAIVLGLVVGIGYLGAMTYQIALNPNFPRPLLYGAINAPYFVLTTLVTAVVMTAMR is encoded by the coding sequence GTGTTCAACGTCCTCACCGACATCAACTGGATCGCCTTCGCGATCTCCGCCGTCGCCTCGATCGTGCTGGCCGGCGTGTGGTTCGCGGTCCTCATCGTCAAGCCGTACGCCGTCGCCCTCGGCCGCGTGGGCGCCCCCGCGCCCGAGTCCGACCTGGTCCGCAACGTCGGCCCGGTCGTCTGCACGCTCCTGGTCACCCTCACCACCGCGGTCCTCGTCGAGGCCCTCGACCTGACCTCGGTCGGCGACGCGATCGTCCTCGGCCTGGTCGTCGGCATCGGCTACCTCGGCGCGATGACCTACCAGATCGCCCTCAACCCGAACTTCCCCCGACCGCTCCTCTACGGCGCGATCAATGCTCCCTACTTCGTGCTCACCACGCTCGTCACCGCAGTCGTGATGACCGCGATGCGCTGA
- a CDS encoding helix-turn-helix transcriptional regulator, producing MPTTSSRLLTLLSLLQARRDWPGAVLAERLDVSPRTVRRDVDRLRELGYRIATFKGPDGGYRLDAGSDLPPLLFDDDQALALALSLEVTAVSGAGVGDGMREAALRALTTLRQVMPSRLRHRLETLPVTVVLPPGRSADVAPEVLHALGAAVHGRVELRMDYGEGEEDRPSRRVEPHHLVTWRDRWYLVAWDLDRADWRTFRADRITPRTPTGPRFTPRELPGGDVETFLIGRFRGQDGPTPTTDWPCTGTVLLDLPLRDVTPYTSGVAEDAGDGRTRVTQGAWSWPALAASLLRYDASLEVVDPPELREAFGVLAARCGAVAGA from the coding sequence ATGCCGACCACGTCCTCCCGGTTGCTCACCCTGCTCTCGCTGCTGCAGGCGCGCCGCGACTGGCCGGGCGCGGTGCTGGCCGAGCGGCTCGACGTGAGCCCGCGGACCGTGCGGCGCGACGTCGACCGGCTGCGCGAGCTCGGCTACCGGATCGCGACGTTCAAGGGACCCGACGGCGGCTACCGCCTCGACGCCGGCTCCGACCTGCCGCCGCTGCTCTTCGACGACGACCAGGCGCTGGCGCTCGCCCTCTCGCTGGAGGTGACCGCGGTCAGTGGCGCCGGCGTCGGCGACGGGATGCGGGAGGCCGCCCTCCGCGCGCTGACCACCTTGCGCCAGGTGATGCCGTCCCGGCTGCGACACCGTCTCGAGACGCTGCCCGTCACGGTCGTGCTGCCGCCCGGCCGCAGCGCGGACGTCGCCCCCGAGGTGCTGCACGCGCTCGGTGCGGCCGTCCACGGCCGGGTGGAGCTGCGGATGGACTACGGGGAAGGGGAGGAGGACAGGCCGTCCAGGCGCGTCGAGCCCCACCACCTCGTGACCTGGCGCGACCGGTGGTACCTCGTCGCGTGGGACCTCGACCGCGCCGACTGGCGCACGTTCCGCGCGGACCGGATCACGCCGCGCACGCCCACGGGGCCGCGCTTCACGCCTCGCGAGCTGCCGGGCGGGGACGTCGAGACGTTCCTCATCGGCCGGTTCCGCGGCCAGGACGGTCCCACCCCGACCACGGACTGGCCCTGCACCGGCACGGTCCTGCTCGACCTGCCGCTGCGGGACGTGACGCCGTACACCTCGGGCGTCGCCGAGGACGCCGGCGACGGCCGGACCCGCGTGACCCAGGGCGCGTGGTCGTGGCCGGCACTCGCGGCCAGCCTCCTGAGGTACGACGCCTCTCTCGAGGTGGTGGACCCGCCGGAGCTGCGGGAGGCCTTCGGCGTGCTGGCAGCGAGGTGCGGAGCCGTCGCCGGCGCCTAG
- a CDS encoding nucleoside deaminase has protein sequence MTDLTDVTPDDLVHLLRCVELAREALEAGDEPFGSVLVGPDGDVLHEDRNRTSGGDQTLHPELELARWAAANVAPGLRPGCTVYTSGEHCPMCSAGHAWVGLGRIVFAASTEQLTSWRQLWGMPDGPVAPLPINVVAPELPVAGPAIELADELRELHLRASTR, from the coding sequence ATGACCGACCTCACCGACGTGACCCCCGACGACCTGGTCCACCTGCTGCGCTGCGTCGAGCTCGCCCGCGAGGCGCTGGAGGCGGGAGACGAGCCGTTCGGCTCGGTGCTGGTCGGGCCCGACGGCGACGTCCTGCACGAGGACCGCAACCGCACCTCGGGCGGTGACCAGACCCTCCACCCCGAGCTCGAGCTCGCGCGGTGGGCGGCGGCCAACGTGGCACCGGGCCTGCGCCCGGGGTGCACCGTCTACACCTCGGGCGAGCACTGCCCGATGTGCTCGGCCGGCCACGCGTGGGTCGGGCTCGGCCGCATCGTCTTCGCCGCGTCCACCGAGCAGCTCACGTCGTGGCGCCAGCTCTGGGGCATGCCGGATGGTCCGGTCGCTCCCCTGCCCATCAACGTCGTCGCCCCGGAGCTGCCCGTCGCCGGCCCGGCCATCGAGCTCGCCGACGAGCTCCGCGAGCTGCACCTGCGAGCCTCGACCCGCTAG
- a CDS encoding DUF480 domain-containing protein gives MSELPVLDATDQRILGSLLEKQTTVPATYPLSANALVSACNQSSSRDPVTHLDQQVVERTAKSLKDRGLLRIVWSDTGRRTLKYHQILDERLALEPDERALLTVLLLRGAQAPGELRTRTQRLHDFADRGQVEECLQRMASRPHPLVRELERRPGQQDPRWVHLLGGEPEQGPGEPGAAGSAEPHRVRVRVTQVIADLHVPDLPASRSFYSDYLGLTEQEFSLGWVARHTSPTSRATLQVMTSDATAPVDPVVSVMVDDVEAAYRQAQERGYEIVHPLTTEAWGVTRFFVRAPDGNVLNVVQQHTG, from the coding sequence GTGAGTGAGCTTCCCGTCCTCGATGCGACGGACCAACGCATCCTCGGCAGCCTGCTGGAGAAGCAGACGACCGTGCCCGCCACCTATCCCCTCTCCGCCAACGCGCTGGTGTCGGCGTGCAACCAGTCCAGCAGCCGCGACCCCGTCACGCACCTCGACCAGCAGGTCGTCGAGCGGACCGCGAAGTCCCTCAAGGATCGCGGGCTGCTGAGGATCGTGTGGTCCGACACCGGACGCCGGACGCTGAAGTACCACCAGATCCTCGACGAGCGCCTCGCGCTCGAGCCCGACGAGCGGGCGCTCCTCACGGTGCTGCTGCTCCGCGGCGCGCAGGCGCCGGGCGAGCTGCGCACCCGCACCCAACGCCTGCACGACTTCGCCGACCGAGGCCAGGTCGAGGAGTGCCTGCAGCGGATGGCGAGCCGCCCGCACCCGCTGGTGCGCGAGCTCGAGCGACGGCCGGGCCAGCAGGATCCGCGCTGGGTCCACCTCCTGGGCGGTGAGCCGGAGCAGGGCCCGGGAGAGCCCGGAGCGGCTGGGAGCGCTGAGCCGCACCGCGTCCGCGTCCGCGTCACCCAGGTCATCGCCGACCTCCACGTGCCCGACCTCCCTGCCTCCAGGAGCTTCTACAGCGACTACCTGGGGCTGACCGAGCAGGAGTTCAGCCTGGGCTGGGTGGCGCGCCACACCTCGCCGACGTCCCGGGCGACGCTCCAGGTGATGACCAGCGACGCCACCGCACCCGTGGACCCCGTCGTCTCGGTCATGGTCGACGACGTCGAGGCGGCCTACCGCCAGGCACAGGAGCGTGGGTACGAGATCGTGCACCCCCTCACCACCGAGGCGTGGGGCGTGACTCGCTTCTTCGTCCGCGCCCCCGACGGCAACGTGCTCAACGTCGTCCAGCAGCACACCGGCTGA
- a CDS encoding ABC transporter permease, whose product MSTVTDQPTPDSGGLAPDTVVTPTKNAGARKLPIILGVLALGLAVVLLRAGHSGDTTFRLATDTDFVSLPDIVVPSGPTAWIMVVVCLALTAEAVRRMLGHLRQPMWIPVGFAVAWMVGFLSWAAADGRILIVSLLGGAIALAIPLVFGALGGVLGERAGVVNIAIDGQLLLGAFAAAITASLTGSPWAGLVAAAVAGALVALVLGLFAITYFVDQVIVGVVLNVLVVGLTNFMFRQVLTPNADSLNSPDRFPRVPIPVLGDIPLVGPIFFRQTALVYVLYIIVALVAWALYRTRWGLRVRAVGEHPKAADTVGIKVNRTRYRTILLAGAIAGLGGAYFSLVSVAGFNREMTGGAGYIALAAVIFGKWDPIRATLAALLFGFASNLQGVLSVLGSPVPSQFMLMLPYVITIFAVAGLVGRSRPPAADGVPYKQQ is encoded by the coding sequence GTGAGCACCGTGACCGACCAGCCCACCCCCGACAGCGGCGGGCTCGCCCCGGACACCGTCGTCACCCCGACCAAGAACGCGGGTGCGCGCAAGCTGCCGATCATCCTCGGCGTCCTGGCACTCGGCCTGGCGGTCGTGCTCCTCCGTGCCGGCCACTCCGGCGACACCACGTTCCGCCTCGCGACCGACACCGACTTCGTCAGCCTGCCCGACATCGTCGTACCGTCCGGGCCGACCGCGTGGATCATGGTCGTCGTGTGCCTGGCGCTGACCGCCGAGGCCGTACGCCGGATGCTGGGCCACCTGCGCCAGCCGATGTGGATCCCGGTCGGCTTCGCGGTCGCGTGGATGGTCGGCTTCCTGAGCTGGGCGGCGGCCGACGGCCGCATCCTGATCGTCAGCCTCCTCGGTGGTGCGATCGCCCTGGCGATCCCCCTGGTCTTCGGAGCCCTCGGCGGCGTCCTCGGCGAGCGGGCCGGCGTGGTCAACATCGCGATCGACGGGCAGCTGCTCCTCGGCGCCTTCGCTGCAGCGATCACCGCCTCGCTCACCGGCTCGCCGTGGGCGGGCCTGGTGGCGGCTGCCGTGGCCGGTGCGCTGGTCGCGCTCGTCCTCGGCCTCTTCGCGATCACCTACTTCGTCGACCAGGTGATCGTCGGCGTGGTGCTCAACGTGCTGGTGGTCGGCCTGACGAACTTCATGTTCCGCCAGGTGCTCACGCCCAACGCCGACTCGCTCAACTCCCCCGACCGGTTCCCGCGCGTGCCGATCCCGGTGCTCGGCGACATCCCGCTGGTCGGCCCGATCTTCTTCCGCCAGACGGCCCTGGTCTACGTGCTCTACATCATCGTCGCGCTGGTCGCCTGGGCCCTCTACCGCACGCGGTGGGGCCTGCGGGTCCGCGCGGTCGGTGAGCACCCGAAGGCGGCCGACACGGTCGGCATCAAGGTCAACCGCACCCGCTACCGCACGATCCTGCTCGCGGGAGCGATAGCCGGCCTGGGTGGCGCGTACTTCAGCCTGGTGTCGGTGGCCGGCTTCAACCGCGAGATGACCGGCGGTGCCGGCTACATCGCGCTGGCTGCGGTCATCTTCGGCAAGTGGGACCCGATCCGCGCCACGCTCGCCGCGCTGCTCTTCGGCTTCGCGTCCAACCTGCAGGGCGTGCTCTCGGTCCTCGGCTCACCGGTGCCGAGCCAGTTCATGCTGATGCTGCCCTACGTCATCACGATCTTCGCGGTGGCCGGGCTGGTCGGGCGTTCCCGGCCCCCCGCCGCGGACGGCGTACCCTACAAACAGCAGTAG